aagagagaagagagaagagagaagagagaagagagaagagagaagagagaagagagaagagagagagaaagcagaGATATAGAAAAAAAGCAATGAAGACACGAATAGAGAGAAAGAAGGAGGGCGTGAgacagagaaagagaaaaaggaCGAGAAACTGAGAAAGAGAAATTAAGGAAGAGAGGGAGACATTGAAACAAATTACCAGGCAGAAGTGGTAACATTACATTCCTTCGGTGAGAGATTTCATCGAACTCCGTTTAAATAAAcactcatatgaaaaaaattatgaaggACACAGATTGATAATCGAGAAGGGATACTGGAATACATATGGAAATACATGTAGATGAACTTCCGCGTTCTATCCAAAGCTAGGAAATTTCGATCCAAAGTATTCGTTCGAGAAGTTATCTACCCAATTTTTGAGATAACACTATTTATCTATCAAGCCTTACCATCATCAGCATTTTCAGTCTTATCTTTGAATCAACATTGATTCACGATTTGTTTGGATAGGGTTGAAGTACAACATCTATCGATTGATGTGTAATTTCAACCTTAATAAGGGTTTGAACAACGACGTCTCTGAAATAATAATAAGGTATTCGATTCtgaatacaaaaattcgaacaaTCACTGGAATAAAATTTATTGCTTGTCAGAAATTTACATTCTCAGTCACCATTCATTTTCGTGGTCTGAACTCCAGATGAACCCCTTTCTCCGGGGTGACATCCCCAAATCCCTTCACCAACACGAGCGGAACTTCGGTCTTGGCACTTCTCTCGAGTGAAAAGCTCAACAGCAGATAGTAAACAATGGTCTTCACTTCCGCCAGAGCGAGTCTCGATCCGATACAATTCCTGGGACCTATACCGAACGGTAGATACGCTCCCGAGTTGATACTACCCCTGCGATCATCGCTGAAGCGTTCTGGATCGAACTTTTCCGGATCCGGGAAATATTTCGAGTCGTGATGCAGCGCGTGGGTCGGTAGCCAGATTCCTGCCCCTTTGTCGATCGTGAATGTGAGTCCATCGCCGCAGTCAACAGTGTAATCTTTTATACAGAGTCGGTCCGTGCTCGGTGACGGTGGCCACATCCTCAGGGCTTCCGATACGACCATATCCATGTACTTCATCCGTTGCATTGCATCGTATGTTAGGGATTTTCCGCCGAGCGAGGCTTGTGTTTCAACTATTTCCTGGTGCAGCTTGCGTTGCACATCTGGGTTGATTGTTAGCTCATAGGTAAGGAATAGCAGACATGTTGATACCGTGTCAAAACCGGCCAGGAAGAAGATCAAACACTGGGCAACCATTTCCATGTCGGTCATCGTAGACGAGATTTGGGCTTTGCCAACATCCGACTCCTGCACAGTAGCGAATCCTTCGTTTTGTTCCTTCTCCTGGTGATGCTTCAATTGTCCCTTCTTCGCTTGTATCAGCAGATTTATCATGTCCGGCCGAACGACACCTCTATCTTCGCGATCTTTGATTGCTGACAGAATAAGCGACGTGAAGTACTTGTTATGCTCCGCATCGATTAGGTCGATGCCCAGCCGAGCCATCAACGCCGGAAACATCCGATATCCAATCATTCGTAGCATAATGCTGAACCGATTGAAGTTCATCATTTTCTTCCCAGTCACGTAGAACTCAGTTTTCGGATCCTTGATGGCGTCCACTTTTATCCCGAACGCACAAGTCGCGATAACATCACTCGCAAACCGTCCGAAGACATCCTTCATTTCGTATTCCTGGGCACATCCTTTGGCGCGAGCCTCCTCTTCGAAGTTCCGGGCCGTATTCTCGCTACACTCCACGATCAGCTCGAACATCTGCCGCATCTTGCTTCCGGTGAAGGCCGGACTCAGGGTGGCTCGCATGTTTTTCCACTTCTGACCGGTCAGCGTGAATAGCGACTTCGCGACCACCAGATTGGGATGATCGTAATCGGACGACCCGAACGATGGGACGTGGTCCACAAAGTGATCGAAGTCCTTCACGGTCAGCTGCTTGATTAGGTCCGGATCGCGTAGCACAAACACCGGTGTGGTTAGCTCGAACATGCCAAATATCCTGCGGAGGAGGACACCGGTTGACGGGGAAATCGGTACGCTTTACTCGTGAATTGTACTTACTTGGCATTTGGAAATTTATCGTAAATTGATTGGATGAACTCGGCAAAGGAAACTTTCCGCAACATCAATGGCCCGACGCTGCCAAAGATCGGTTTCACAGCCAACGAAGGGATTGGTTTGCTGAGGAAGTAGTCATTGTTTCTGGTGAGCCGGTGGTACAGATACAACACGATGGCAATTACCGGTAGGGCGTACAACAAATTAATTTGCAACATTTTCCCCGAACAGACACACGGTACTTAAAAACTGATGGGCACCACACGAGAGCTTCCCAGTGACTGAACCGATTTCACAACACAACGAAACATGTGTGCGGCAATGGTGACGCGTTGCGTCCCATAAATGGAAACTCAATTATCTGCCGGTGgagtgttgttattgttgttggtGTGATTTGAAGGCCACTATCTCTGCACATACCCAGAAGAGATTGTATGTGGTAGAGTTCACCGACGATTATCAGTGTGGTTCCTTCGGTCGTCCACAAGTGACCCTCGATCTGATCAGTGCACCGCATATACTGCGGCACTTTTCTCCTTCTGCTCCCATCAGGATTATTCATGAGAACCGCTTTGGTGGGATGGTCGATCGGCATTCTTAGCATGTGCCCCACCTATAAGAAACAACTTTTGCGAGGCGCATTGTATGTGGCATTATTAAGGGGATTCTCCCAGTAGCTGGTGTATTTCATACTTTCAGCCACACCAACACTTCACTACTAATTCTGGGGTGGAATATACGTTTACATGAGCGCCAATGTTTTACCGGTTTAACTGGCTTTAGAGGTTGGTAAGGCGTCAGATAATTGTTATCCgtattgttgattttattttacaatcaacATCTAGCACAATAAACTACTTTTATCTATTTTCTTCTGAGATGATCAAAATTTCTGCAGAATGCAGAATGCGGCGTGATGTGAATTTCATATGTTTGTGCAACAATTGTTACCTACTCGTTAACCGATAAACAACTTCTACGAACATCGGATCACGCAAATCCGATAAAATTAACAGGAAAGTCGCGTTTCAAGCATTTTCAGTAGTTAATGCATATATTAAACAAAGCTCACCGATAGAATATATTCATCGATTCTCTGCGTAATCTGTGTAATCTGTTCGTTTGGTTTCCTAGAAGTTTAtaaataggctgaccaaatagttcaggaacaaaaacgggacacgtaagccatgaaaacttttatatcaTAAGATAGAgtgtgcaacttaattcgttccgtattttgcatgaaaaatacatttatttgtatgataaaatgaataaaaacattATTCAAAGTACCGCCCATCGCCAAACTGTACCATTGGCATACCCAAAATCATACCGTTAGGTAGGCCATGATTTGTAGCCATGGTACGACagtaacaaaatgaaaaaagttatagtttagTTCCAACCACCAAACAGAGAAGTCGAAATAAATCAAGCTCTtaacattaaaaattaatttcattcttTGGAAGAACTTAACAATTTTGGCGACGAGGAGAAGTTCTTGCCATTTTCCGGAAGCAACGTCAAGCTTGTTCCTGTTCCTATTCAAGTTCAAATTCCGTTCCGCTTCTGAAGCCCTCAAACCGTCACGAATTCAAGAATGGCCGACGCAGATTTGAAGCAAGCGATTCTCCGGCTGACTGATCTCATCGCAAACCAGCAGCAGCAGATTACAGCTCTCCAGCAGGGTAACGCCAATCAAGTTGGAAGCGAGAAGATCATCGAGTCACTCTCAACGGGAATCGACGAGTTTCAGTACGATCCAGACGGCGGCATCTTCTTCGATTCGTGGTATGCTCGATACGAGGACGTGTTCAAGGAGGACGGAAAGCATTTGGATGACAAAGCAAAGGTCAGGCTACTTCTGCGGAAAATTGGCACGCAATTCCACGAACGCTACGTGAACAGTGTTTTGCCGAGTCATCCGcgggatttttcattcgaagacACCGTCAAGAAGCTGAAGAAACTTTTTGGATGCCAAAAGTCACTCTTCAACGC
The Toxorhynchites rutilus septentrionalis strain SRP chromosome 2, ASM2978413v1, whole genome shotgun sequence genome window above contains:
- the LOC129764314 gene encoding cytochrome P450 9e2-like; amino-acid sequence: MLQINLLYALPVIAIVLYLYHRLTRNNDYFLSKPIPSLAVKPIFGSVGPLMLRKVSFAEFIQSIYDKFPNAKIFGMFELTTPVFVLRDPDLIKQLTVKDFDHFVDHVPSFGSSDYDHPNLVVAKSLFTLTGQKWKNMRATLSPAFTGSKMRQMFELIVECSENTARNFEEEARAKGCAQEYEMKDVFGRFASDVIATCAFGIKVDAIKDPKTEFYVTGKKMMNFNRFSIMLRMIGYRMFPALMARLGIDLIDAEHNKYFTSLILSAIKDREDRGVVRPDMINLLIQAKKGQLKHHQEKEQNEGFATVQESDVGKAQISSTMTDMEMVAQCLIFFLAGFDTVSTCLLFLTYELTINPDVQRKLHQEIVETQASLGGKSLTYDAMQRMKYMDMVVSEALRMWPPSPSTDRLCIKDYTVDCGDGLTFTIDKGAGIWLPTHALHHDSKYFPDPEKFDPERFSDDRRGSINSGAYLPFGIGPRNCIGSRLALAEVKTIVYYLLLSFSLERSAKTEVPLVLVKGFGDVTPEKGVHLEFRPRK